From Brevibacillus marinus, a single genomic window includes:
- a CDS encoding ABC transporter permease has protein sequence MARYVCKRLISLIPIIFGITLLVFTILHLVPGDPASIMLGTNATPEAIQALRESMGLDKPLITQYLDWLGGLFVGDFGQSVHTGEPILPEILQRFTVTLQLSLFAALVGWAIAIPVGILSAVRVHSPFDAIVRMVAMLGISVPNFAIGSLLLLILSLYFGWFPPIDVVDFWEDPAEAVKVFILPAVTMGIVLAAGIMRMTRSAFLETLDKDFIRTARAKGNNQWSVVIGHALRNSAIPILTLAGMQMGYLLGGSVIVEQLFSIPGLGQYILDGIYQRDYPVVQGGVLFIALLFVLVNLLVDILYTWIDPRIKY, from the coding sequence GTGGCACGATACGTTTGCAAACGGCTGATCAGCCTGATTCCGATCATCTTTGGCATCACCCTTCTCGTATTCACGATTTTGCATCTGGTGCCGGGCGACCCGGCGTCGATCATGCTCGGCACCAATGCCACCCCGGAGGCGATCCAGGCGCTTCGCGAAAGCATGGGTCTGGACAAACCGCTGATTACCCAGTACCTGGACTGGTTGGGGGGACTTTTCGTCGGTGATTTTGGCCAGTCTGTCCATACCGGTGAGCCAATCTTGCCGGAGATACTGCAGCGATTTACAGTCACCCTGCAGCTTTCGCTGTTTGCCGCACTGGTGGGGTGGGCGATCGCGATCCCCGTGGGCATTCTTTCCGCGGTGCGGGTGCATTCGCCATTTGATGCCATCGTGCGCATGGTGGCGATGTTGGGCATCTCCGTGCCCAACTTTGCGATCGGCAGTTTGCTGCTGCTCATCCTGTCGCTGTACTTTGGCTGGTTTCCGCCGATCGATGTGGTCGATTTCTGGGAAGATCCCGCAGAGGCGGTAAAAGTGTTTATCCTGCCCGCGGTGACGATGGGAATCGTGCTGGCGGCCGGGATTATGCGCATGACCCGCTCCGCGTTTCTGGAGACGCTGGACAAAGATTTCATCCGCACGGCGCGGGCCAAGGGGAACAACCAGTGGAGCGTGGTGATCGGGCATGCGCTGCGCAACTCGGCGATTCCGATTCTCACCCTGGCGGGGATGCAGATGGGCTACCTGCTGGGCGGTTCGGTCATCGTCGAACAGCTCTTTTCCATTCCCGGTCTGGGGCAGTACATCCTCGACGGCATCTACCAGCGCGACTATCCGGTTGTGCAGGGCGGCGTACTGTTCATCGCGCTGCTCTTCGTGCTGGTGAACCTGTTGGTCGACATCCTCTACACCTGGATTGATCCACGGATCAAGTATTAG
- a CDS encoding ABC transporter permease, translating to MNTFGQRFIHNKTAVVCLIVLAIIGLAAILAPVISPYDPTQMFQEHRLEGSSAQFWLGTDQFGRDLFSRIIHGTQVSLLVGVSSVAISVVFGSLFGLLAGYFGRWIDGLIMRVMDVLFAFPEILLALAIVAALGPGMFNTILAIGIVNIPVFTRIVRGAVLAVKNLEYVESARAIGASTSRILFLEIFPNVNAPLLVQASLAISGAILTESGLSFLGLGIQPPDPSWGGMIAEARRYMELAPGMIVWPCVAMTVTILVFNLFGDALRDLLDPRHRSQ from the coding sequence GTGAATACGTTCGGACAACGCTTCATCCATAACAAAACTGCCGTTGTATGTCTGATTGTTCTCGCGATCATCGGATTGGCGGCGATCCTTGCGCCCGTGATCTCGCCCTACGATCCGACGCAAATGTTTCAGGAGCACCGGCTGGAAGGCAGTTCCGCCCAGTTTTGGCTGGGCACGGACCAGTTCGGACGCGATCTGTTCAGCCGGATCATCCACGGAACGCAAGTCTCGCTGTTGGTCGGGGTGTCTTCGGTCGCGATCAGCGTCGTGTTCGGGAGCCTGTTTGGCCTGTTGGCCGGCTACTTTGGCCGCTGGATCGACGGCCTGATCATGCGGGTGATGGATGTCCTGTTCGCCTTTCCGGAAATTCTGCTGGCGCTGGCCATTGTAGCCGCACTGGGCCCGGGCATGTTCAACACGATTCTGGCGATCGGCATCGTCAACATTCCCGTCTTCACGCGCATCGTTCGCGGCGCGGTGTTGGCGGTCAAAAACCTGGAGTATGTGGAAAGCGCCCGCGCAATCGGCGCCAGCACCAGCCGCATTCTTTTTCTGGAGATTTTCCCCAATGTCAATGCGCCGCTGCTGGTACAGGCATCACTGGCAATTTCCGGAGCGATTCTTACGGAGTCGGGATTAAGTTTTCTCGGCCTGGGGATTCAGCCGCCCGATCCGTCATGGGGAGGCATGATCGCGGAAGCGCGCAGGTACATGGAACTGGCTCCGGGGATGATCGTCTGGCCGTGTGTGGCGATGACCGTGACGATTCTCGTGTTTAACCTGTTTGGCGACGCGCTGCGCGACCTGCTCGATCCGCGGCACCGCAGCCAGTAA
- a CDS encoding serine hydrolase domain-containing protein yields the protein MAVQLAQQIAQSLERGIAAGVFPGGICCLLIGGRPAVTVARGTVGVAEHAVPVAEDTVYDLASLTKVVAVLPLILLCVQRQKLSLADPAVRYLPELARGRDAAGKAKITVLQLLTHTSGLPAWRPFFLACRGREAYLRAIAAEALAAEPGQRVIYSDLGFMLLGFLLERIWDEALDQLAHRLVFAPLGMRQTAYRPLDAWRGRSVRIAPTEDGNRYESQMVAEYLRNGSAHADSPLYAAVRERWPGFAWRTGVICGTVHDGNAHYGLAGVSGHAGLFSSVGDLARYMRVWTEPDGAGLLDPELRDFATRCHSGLLAPKRALGWEKAAAGGTPEQLAAGSSGGEQVSPAAFGHTGFTGTSIWHDPLCRATLITLTNRVHPRVSEQIRMWRRAHHNAVFAAIQAGGETQVRGGE from the coding sequence ATGGCGGTACAGTTGGCGCAGCAGATCGCCCAGAGTTTGGAGCGGGGGATCGCAGCAGGCGTGTTTCCCGGCGGGATTTGCTGCCTGCTGATCGGCGGCCGGCCGGCCGTCACCGTGGCGAGGGGAACAGTGGGCGTGGCGGAACACGCCGTGCCGGTCGCGGAAGATACCGTGTACGACCTCGCTTCGCTAACCAAGGTGGTCGCCGTTCTGCCACTGATCCTGCTATGCGTGCAGCGGCAAAAATTGTCGCTTGCCGATCCGGCGGTGCGCTATCTGCCGGAACTGGCGCGCGGCCGGGATGCGGCAGGAAAAGCGAAGATCACCGTCCTGCAGCTTTTGACGCACACCTCCGGATTGCCCGCTTGGCGCCCCTTTTTCCTTGCCTGCCGCGGGCGGGAGGCGTACCTGCGGGCGATTGCCGCTGAAGCGCTGGCGGCGGAACCGGGTCAGCGGGTGATCTACAGCGACCTGGGATTCATGCTGCTGGGCTTTCTGTTGGAGCGGATCTGGGACGAAGCGTTGGATCAACTGGCACACAGGCTGGTGTTTGCGCCGCTGGGGATGCGGCAGACCGCTTATCGCCCGTTGGATGCCTGGCGGGGCCGCTCCGTGCGGATCGCGCCGACGGAGGATGGGAACCGGTATGAGTCGCAGATGGTGGCGGAGTACCTGCGCAATGGGTCAGCCCATGCAGACAGCCCGCTCTACGCGGCCGTCCGCGAGCGGTGGCCAGGCTTTGCCTGGCGAACAGGGGTGATTTGCGGCACAGTTCACGATGGCAATGCCCATTACGGGTTGGCTGGCGTGAGCGGCCACGCCGGGCTTTTTTCCAGCGTGGGCGATCTGGCGCGATACATGCGCGTCTGGACGGAACCGGATGGCGCCGGGCTGCTCGATCCGGAGCTGCGCGATTTCGCCACACGCTGTCACAGCGGGCTGCTCGCGCCGAAGCGGGCGCTCGGCTGGGAGAAGGCAGCGGCCGGCGGTACGCCGGAGCAGCTGGCGGCGGGCTCGAGCGGCGGGGAACAGGTGTCGCCGGCAGCCTTTGGCCACACCGGGTTTACCGGCACCTCGATCTGGCACGATCCGCTGTGCCGGGCGACGCTGATCACCTTGACCAACCGCGTGCATCCGCGCGTCAGCGAGCAGATCCGGATGTGGCGCAGGGCCCATCACAACGCTGTTTTTGCGGCGATCCAAGCCGGCGGCGAAACACAGGTACGGGGAGGGGAGTAA
- a CDS encoding ABC transporter ATP-binding protein, which produces MAPLLEIKALTASFLQPHKQVTVVEQVDLTLDAGETLGVVGESGCGKSVTSLSVMRLLGKNARLGGQIRFAGIDLLALTERQMQQVRGNQLAMIFQEPMTSLNPLHPVGKQIAEPMRKHLKLSKGRAKERAIQLLQEVGIPRAEEIYGEFPHKLSGGMRQRVMIAMAMACQPKLLIADEPTTALDVTIQAQILDLMKRLKRQHGTAILLITHDLGVVAEMCERVVVMYAGQIVEEADVRSLFRAPKHPYTVGLLHSLPDVTADRERLAAIPGTVPSFAEMPAGCRFAPRCPQAMEICRTRVPPLLPVSETQTCRCWLYTEEGRA; this is translated from the coding sequence ATGGCACCGTTGTTGGAAATCAAAGCGCTAACCGCTTCTTTTCTGCAGCCGCACAAACAGGTAACCGTTGTGGAGCAGGTCGATCTCACCCTCGATGCAGGGGAGACGTTGGGCGTGGTGGGCGAGTCCGGCTGCGGCAAGAGCGTGACCAGCCTGTCGGTGATGCGGCTGTTGGGAAAAAACGCGCGGCTTGGCGGCCAGATTCGCTTTGCCGGGATTGATTTGCTTGCGCTGACGGAGCGGCAGATGCAGCAGGTGCGGGGCAACCAGCTGGCGATGATCTTCCAGGAGCCGATGACCTCGCTCAACCCGCTGCACCCGGTGGGCAAGCAAATCGCCGAGCCGATGCGCAAGCACCTCAAACTGTCGAAGGGACGCGCGAAAGAGCGGGCGATTCAGCTGTTGCAGGAAGTGGGGATTCCCCGTGCGGAAGAAATCTACGGGGAATTTCCCCACAAGCTCTCCGGCGGGATGCGGCAGCGGGTGATGATCGCGATGGCCATGGCCTGCCAGCCTAAGCTGCTCATCGCCGATGAACCGACAACCGCGCTGGACGTGACGATTCAGGCGCAGATCCTCGACCTGATGAAGCGGTTGAAGCGGCAGCACGGAACGGCGATCCTGCTGATTACGCACGATCTGGGGGTCGTTGCGGAAATGTGCGAACGGGTCGTCGTGATGTACGCCGGACAGATCGTGGAGGAAGCGGATGTCCGCTCTCTCTTCCGCGCTCCCAAACATCCGTATACGGTCGGGCTGCTCCACTCCCTGCCGGATGTGACGGCGGATCGGGAACGGCTGGCGGCGATTCCCGGCACAGTTCCTTCGTTTGCGGAAATGCCAGCGGGCTGCCGTTTTGCGCCGCGCTGCCCGCAGGCGATGGAGATCTGCCGGACGCGCGTTCCCCCGCTGCTCCCTGTCAGCGAAACCCAAACATGCCGCTGCTGGCTGTATACAGAGGAGGGCCGAGCATGA
- a CDS encoding ABC transporter ATP-binding protein, with protein sequence MRQPTSEREPLLEVKALKKHFPVKRGFWGKKGVVRAVDGVDLTVYPGETVSIVGESGCGKSTTGRCILRLIEPTEGQIWFAAEEVTRLNGEKLRQMRRNMQFVFQDPYASLNPRKTIRQILSDPLIVHGIGSVTERRRRVEEIVEVVGLSKSQLDRYPHEFSGGQRQRIGIARALVLRPKLIIADEPVSALDVSIQAQILNLLKDLQREFQLTYLFISHDLSVVRHISDRVAVMYLGKVVEVAEKKRLYANPAHPYTQALLSAVPVPDPDASRERIILEGDLPSPANPPAGCTFHPRCPYCMEICRTTAPPLKQVGDGHFVSCHLDVAAEYSRAAEKQLHAAHNRGK encoded by the coding sequence ATGAGACAACCGACGAGCGAGCGCGAGCCGCTGTTGGAAGTAAAAGCGCTCAAGAAGCATTTTCCCGTCAAGCGCGGCTTTTGGGGAAAGAAAGGCGTGGTGCGCGCCGTTGACGGTGTGGACTTGACCGTCTACCCCGGGGAGACGGTCAGTATCGTCGGCGAATCAGGCTGCGGCAAGTCGACGACAGGGCGCTGCATCCTCCGCCTGATCGAACCGACGGAAGGGCAGATTTGGTTTGCCGCAGAAGAGGTGACCCGGCTGAACGGCGAAAAGCTGCGCCAAATGCGGCGCAACATGCAGTTCGTGTTTCAGGATCCGTATGCCTCGCTCAATCCGCGCAAGACGATCAGGCAGATCCTCAGCGACCCGCTGATTGTGCACGGGATTGGCAGCGTCACGGAACGCAGACGGCGCGTGGAAGAGATCGTGGAAGTGGTCGGTTTGAGCAAATCCCAGCTCGACCGCTATCCGCACGAGTTTTCCGGCGGGCAGCGGCAGCGGATCGGGATTGCCCGGGCGCTGGTGCTGCGGCCCAAGCTGATCATCGCCGACGAACCTGTCTCGGCGCTGGACGTGTCCATTCAGGCGCAGATTCTCAACCTGCTCAAGGATCTGCAGCGGGAATTCCAGCTCACTTACCTGTTTATCTCGCACGATCTCAGCGTTGTCCGGCACATCTCGGACCGGGTGGCGGTCATGTATCTGGGGAAAGTGGTGGAAGTGGCGGAGAAAAAGCGACTGTACGCAAATCCTGCCCATCCCTATACGCAAGCACTGCTCTCCGCCGTACCGGTACCTGACCCGGACGCTTCGCGGGAGCGAATCATTCTGGAGGGCGACCTGCCCAGTCCCGCCAATCCGCCGGCAGGCTGTACGTTTCACCCGCGCTGTCCATATTGTATGGAAATCTGCCGAACGACGGCCCCGCCGCTCAAACAAGTGGGAGACGGCCATTTCGTCAGCTGTCACCTGGACGTGGCGGCAGAGTACTCCCGTGCCGCGGAAAAACAGTTGCACGCCGCACACAATCGTGGTAAATAG
- a CDS encoding MFS transporter, which translates to MSENSSQVKVLALITAACLLGDSMLYVVMPTHWREFGLTSLWEVGVLLSVNRLVRLPLTPVVGWLYQHLGMRQGVAIAVLLAVLTTAGYGLLAGFWPLLLMRCLWGVAWSFLRLGANFAILEMSDERNRGRYMGTFNGLYRLGSLAGMLGGALLADLYGVDPVSLVFAAITLLALPFALRWVPADRLSQAPVQKKQGVISAAEREQKEGTAHQAPPLWRNAAVSWTLLSGLLLAMLYQGIFTSTLSYLLEQRLPGGWAVAGIVLGAATLAGLLQALRWGWEPFLAPWFGKRSDGAKGRRPLLVGTLTAAGLLFAAVPLDLPFALWLLVLLAIQLTSTVLTTVMDALATDVASHTSKVAVITAYTVAIDLGAALGPFSGYLVEQLWGTTALYLSSGIILLLVALRWGKMALFAPSAQAKQL; encoded by the coding sequence GTGAGCGAAAACTCATCACAAGTAAAAGTGCTTGCGCTGATCACGGCCGCTTGCCTGTTGGGAGATTCGATGCTGTACGTGGTAATGCCCACGCATTGGCGGGAATTCGGGCTCACATCGTTGTGGGAGGTTGGCGTGCTGTTGTCGGTCAACCGTCTCGTCCGGCTGCCGCTCACACCGGTTGTCGGTTGGCTGTACCAGCACCTCGGCATGCGGCAGGGGGTCGCAATTGCCGTGTTGTTGGCCGTGCTGACCACCGCCGGGTATGGACTGCTGGCCGGATTTTGGCCCCTGCTGCTGATGCGCTGCCTCTGGGGAGTAGCCTGGTCGTTTTTACGGCTGGGCGCTAACTTTGCGATCCTGGAAATGTCGGATGAGCGGAATCGGGGGCGCTACATGGGCACCTTTAATGGCTTGTACCGGCTCGGCAGTCTGGCCGGGATGTTAGGGGGAGCGCTGCTGGCCGATCTCTACGGCGTAGATCCCGTTTCGCTCGTCTTTGCGGCGATCACGCTGCTGGCGCTGCCATTTGCGCTTCGCTGGGTGCCGGCTGACCGGTTGTCGCAGGCTCCCGTGCAGAAAAAGCAAGGAGTGATTTCGGCAGCGGAAAGGGAACAAAAGGAGGGTACGGCGCACCAGGCCCCGCCGCTCTGGCGAAACGCTGCGGTCAGCTGGACGCTTTTGAGCGGATTGCTGTTGGCCATGTTGTATCAGGGGATTTTTACCTCCACGCTGAGCTACTTGCTGGAGCAGCGGCTTCCCGGTGGCTGGGCGGTTGCCGGCATCGTGCTGGGCGCTGCCACCCTGGCCGGACTGCTGCAGGCTCTGCGCTGGGGCTGGGAACCGTTTCTCGCTCCTTGGTTCGGCAAGCGGTCGGACGGGGCAAAAGGGCGCCGGCCGCTGCTGGTGGGCACGCTAACGGCGGCCGGACTGCTGTTTGCGGCGGTTCCGCTCGATCTGCCGTTCGCCCTCTGGCTGTTGGTCCTGTTGGCGATTCAGCTGACGTCCACCGTACTGACGACGGTGATGGATGCCTTGGCGACAGACGTCGCTTCCCACACCTCCAAGGTGGCGGTGATCACCGCCTATACCGTGGCCATCGACCTGGGCGCAGCGCTGGGCCCGTTTTCCGGTTACCTGGTGGAACAGCTCTGGGGCACGACCGCGCTCTACCTGTCTTCCGGGATTATTTTGCTGCTGGTGGCCTTGCGGTGGGGAAAGATGGCTCTGTTCGCCCCGTCTGCCCAAGCAAAACAACTCTGA
- a CDS encoding DMT family transporter has protein sequence MEKDERSASELSASTPNSIYLVLLLVPLFWGGAFGAGKHVVTEIPPFTTAAIRFGIASLLLAIWLTAVRGWDWRLIKQRWFGLLILALTGIVAYNCLFYLGLQYTSATNGALISATNPVFTAIIASIFLGEAWSARLGLGTLLSLAGVLMVITGGSWESLRHLSFNPGDVWLFGSVASWVIYGIVGKIVMRGVPPLLATTVTTIVGTLPLFAFAGWEGGWRSVPQLSGQAIAELLYMGVFASVIATVLWNEGIHRIGATKTSAYMNLVPINAMWTAALLYGESISWAQYVGMVLVIGGVLLTSWAPQRPIQLPANQRMTGQSG, from the coding sequence ATGGAGAAAGACGAACGATCAGCAAGCGAGTTGTCAGCAAGTACACCCAACTCCATCTATTTGGTACTCTTGCTGGTACCGCTGTTTTGGGGCGGAGCTTTCGGAGCGGGAAAACATGTGGTGACGGAAATTCCTCCCTTTACAACCGCGGCGATCCGTTTCGGGATCGCCAGTCTGCTTTTGGCCATCTGGCTTACCGCCGTCCGCGGCTGGGATTGGCGGCTGATCAAACAGCGCTGGTTTGGCCTGTTGATCTTGGCGCTAACCGGCATTGTTGCCTACAACTGCCTTTTTTACTTGGGGCTGCAGTACACCTCGGCAACCAACGGAGCGCTGATCAGCGCGACCAACCCGGTGTTTACCGCGATCATCGCCAGCATCTTTCTGGGGGAGGCGTGGAGCGCTCGCCTGGGGCTGGGGACGCTGCTCTCGCTGGCAGGCGTGCTGATGGTGATCACGGGCGGCTCCTGGGAGAGCCTGCGCCACTTATCGTTTAACCCGGGGGATGTGTGGCTCTTTGGCTCAGTGGCCAGCTGGGTGATCTACGGGATCGTCGGCAAAATCGTGATGCGCGGTGTCCCGCCGCTGTTGGCCACAACCGTCACGACCATTGTCGGAACGCTGCCTTTGTTCGCGTTCGCCGGGTGGGAGGGCGGCTGGCGCAGTGTGCCGCAGTTGTCGGGACAGGCAATCGCGGAACTGCTGTACATGGGCGTATTCGCTTCGGTCATCGCAACCGTCCTGTGGAATGAAGGCATCCATCGGATCGGCGCCACGAAAACCAGTGCCTATATGAACCTGGTGCCGATCAACGCGATGTGGACCGCCGCGCTTTTATACGGTGAATCGATCAGTTGGGCCCAGTATGTCGGGATGGTGCTGGTCATCGGTGGTGTCCTGTTGACCAGTTGGGCGCCGCAGCGCCCCATCCAGCTGCCGGCCAATCAGCGGATGACCGGGCAGTCGGGATAA
- a CDS encoding MFS transporter, whose translation MFVRNKWLYMLGTGCSSFGDGLQSVAASWFLLQWTGSPLAIGGMIAVTYLPPLLLAPFAGAFSDSRDAQRMAVTVDLLRFLVVGLMALLFVLDLFAVWWFYLLQFLLAVANMFFKPSSQILVKEAFTDEQLVDVLTKSSSLNLTASLIGSGFGGWMATTFSPSFIFFTNALTFLASGACNANLHRIQRRFIPATKSDFIRGLTAGGNFLMNRTGMLYLLFLSVISSFGLQMTNTLLAPYVDLYLGGSSLSYAILDISFTVGGVLSGLIVGRMLQRYGPNVVIASLLGMGVLSGLAGIRASFLQVALSMFGLGFFVMFHLVTMQTLIQVNTPKEILGSVVGLRSIVASLTKIGAALGTGFALSHFDITYVFWGFTAIIMLTLFTAGKVRTLPIPESLYTPSNTKAAGG comes from the coding sequence GTGTTTGTTCGGAACAAATGGCTGTACATGCTGGGGACCGGGTGCAGTTCGTTTGGGGACGGCTTGCAAAGTGTGGCAGCCAGCTGGTTTCTGCTGCAGTGGACGGGCAGCCCTTTGGCGATCGGGGGAATGATCGCTGTTACCTATCTGCCGCCGTTGCTGTTGGCTCCCTTCGCCGGCGCATTTTCCGATTCCCGGGATGCCCAGCGAATGGCCGTAACCGTCGATCTGCTGCGTTTTCTGGTTGTCGGGCTGATGGCTCTCCTGTTTGTTCTCGATCTGTTCGCAGTGTGGTGGTTTTATCTGCTGCAGTTCCTGCTTGCCGTTGCCAACATGTTCTTCAAACCTTCCTCGCAAATCCTGGTAAAGGAGGCGTTTACGGACGAGCAGCTGGTTGACGTTTTGACGAAATCGTCCTCGCTCAATCTGACGGCAAGCCTGATTGGGTCCGGCTTCGGTGGGTGGATGGCCACGACCTTTTCGCCTTCCTTTATTTTTTTCACCAATGCGCTCACCTTTTTGGCGTCAGGCGCGTGCAACGCAAACCTGCACCGGATCCAGCGCCGGTTCATCCCCGCAACGAAAAGCGATTTTATCCGCGGATTAACAGCAGGCGGGAATTTTCTCATGAACAGAACAGGCATGCTCTACCTGCTCTTTCTCTCGGTGATCAGCAGTTTTGGTCTGCAGATGACCAACACGCTGTTGGCCCCCTACGTCGATCTGTACCTGGGGGGATCAAGCCTGTCGTACGCCATTTTGGATATTTCCTTTACCGTTGGCGGGGTTCTCAGCGGCCTGATCGTCGGCAGAATGCTGCAACGCTACGGTCCCAACGTGGTGATCGCCAGCTTGCTCGGAATGGGCGTGTTATCCGGCTTGGCCGGCATCCGCGCCTCCTTTCTCCAGGTAGCGCTCAGTATGTTCGGCTTGGGCTTTTTCGTCATGTTTCATCTGGTCACCATGCAGACGCTGATCCAGGTGAACACGCCGAAAGAAATTCTGGGATCGGTGGTCGGGCTGCGTTCCATCGTCGCATCGCTGACGAAAATCGGCGCGGCATTGGGCACCGGGTTTGCGCTCAGCCACTTCGATATTACGTACGTGTTTTGGGGATTTACCGCCATCATTATGCTGACCTTGTTTACGGCAGGCAAAGTGAGGACGCTGCCCATCCCCGAGTCGCTCTACACGCCAAGCAACACAAAAGCCGCCGGCGGGTAA
- a CDS encoding heavy metal translocating P-type ATPase yields the protein MIAGNTRTSVDTNRLPAEQAGSLNQDGSLLALLKRHQEGVAAMTSGAFTLAAWLLDQFPTLSIALYLLAYLIGGYHKASEGVAALLEERKIDVNLLMLLAAAGAASIGYWLEGGILIFIFALSGAMESYTMQRSSRDLASLLQLKPETALLWENGTEKRVPVESLTPGALVVVKPGAGIPVDGIIREGRSAVNQASITGESLPVEKTVDDEVFAGTINGQGALLVEVTRTNEATLFAKIVQLVREAQNEAPPSHRFMERLEGIYAKTILAITALLLVVPPLFFGWEWQQALYRSMVFLVVASPCALVASIMPAVLSAISTSARKGLLFKGGVHLENLAKVKVVAFDKTGTLTKGRPVVTRILPFQGYSEQELLHIAASIERLSEHPIAQAIVEKAAECGLQLEQPKQFQAFSGKGVTAELAGETWKVGKAEWLGQQHLPETAMQQVAQWQAQGETIVYLANRSGLAGIIAVRDTLRADAPAVIEKLKQLGIKVVMLTGDKRATAESLAQAAGVEEVYAELLPAEKSDIIEQLKQRYGSVAMVGDGVNDAPALARSTVGIAMGGTGSDVSLDVADLVLMNDDLARLPAAISLARKAKRIIRQNICFSLAVILSLVYANFSGEVNLPLGVVGHEGSTLLVILNGLRLLRS from the coding sequence ATGATCGCGGGGAACACGCGCACTTCTGTCGATACGAACCGACTCCCAGCCGAACAGGCCGGCAGCCTCAACCAGGACGGCAGCCTGCTCGCGCTGCTGAAGCGGCATCAGGAAGGGGTTGCGGCGATGACCAGCGGCGCCTTTACGCTGGCCGCCTGGCTCTTGGACCAGTTTCCCACCCTCTCCATCGCGCTGTACCTGCTCGCCTATCTGATCGGCGGTTATCACAAAGCGAGCGAGGGCGTCGCGGCGCTGCTGGAGGAACGCAAAATCGACGTCAACCTGCTGATGCTGCTCGCCGCGGCGGGAGCAGCCAGCATCGGCTATTGGCTGGAAGGGGGCATCCTGATCTTTATCTTCGCGTTAAGCGGCGCGATGGAAAGCTACACCATGCAGCGCAGCTCCCGCGATCTCGCCTCGCTGTTGCAGCTGAAACCGGAAACCGCGCTGCTCTGGGAAAACGGGACAGAGAAGCGCGTTCCCGTCGAATCGCTTACCCCCGGCGCCCTCGTCGTCGTCAAGCCGGGGGCCGGCATCCCGGTCGACGGCATCATTCGCGAAGGACGTTCCGCGGTCAACCAAGCCTCGATCACCGGCGAATCGCTGCCTGTGGAAAAGACGGTCGACGACGAAGTGTTTGCCGGGACGATCAACGGCCAAGGCGCTTTGCTGGTGGAAGTAACGCGAACCAATGAGGCCACCTTGTTCGCCAAAATCGTCCAGCTGGTGCGGGAGGCCCAGAACGAGGCGCCGCCTTCCCATCGGTTCATGGAGCGTTTGGAGGGCATCTACGCCAAGACGATCCTGGCGATCACCGCGCTCTTGCTGGTGGTCCCGCCGCTCTTCTTCGGCTGGGAGTGGCAGCAGGCGCTGTACCGCTCGATGGTCTTCCTGGTCGTCGCTTCGCCCTGCGCACTGGTGGCTTCAATCATGCCGGCCGTGTTGTCCGCCATCTCCACGAGCGCGCGCAAAGGACTTTTGTTCAAGGGCGGCGTGCACCTGGAGAACCTGGCCAAGGTGAAGGTGGTCGCATTTGACAAAACGGGCACCCTGACCAAAGGCCGCCCGGTCGTCACCCGGATCTTGCCGTTTCAAGGCTACAGCGAGCAGGAACTGCTGCACATCGCCGCCTCGATTGAACGGCTGTCGGAGCACCCGATCGCCCAGGCGATCGTGGAAAAAGCGGCGGAATGCGGCCTGCAGCTGGAGCAGCCCAAGCAGTTCCAGGCGTTTAGCGGAAAGGGGGTAACGGCCGAACTGGCGGGCGAGACGTGGAAAGTGGGCAAGGCGGAATGGCTCGGCCAGCAGCACCTGCCTGAGACGGCGATGCAACAGGTGGCCCAGTGGCAGGCCCAGGGAGAGACGATCGTCTACCTGGCGAACCGCAGCGGGCTCGCCGGGATCATCGCCGTCCGCGATACGCTGCGCGCGGATGCGCCCGCCGTGATCGAGAAGTTGAAACAGCTCGGAATCAAAGTGGTGATGCTGACCGGAGACAAACGGGCCACAGCAGAGTCGCTCGCCCAGGCCGCCGGAGTGGAGGAAGTTTACGCGGAGCTGCTGCCTGCGGAAAAGTCGGACATCATCGAACAGTTGAAACAGCGCTACGGCAGCGTCGCGATGGTGGGAGACGGGGTGAACGACGCCCCCGCGCTCGCCCGGTCAACCGTCGGGATCGCCATGGGCGGCACCGGCAGTGACGTTTCGCTGGACGTGGCCGACCTCGTGCTGATGAACGACGACCTGGCCCGGCTGCCCGCGGCGATTTCGCTGGCCCGCAAAGCGAAACGGATCATTCGCCAGAACATCTGTTTTTCGCTGGCCGTCATTCTCAGCCTGGTCTACGCCAACTTCAGCGGGGAGGTAAACCTGCCGCTGGGCGTCGTCGGCCACGAAGGCAGCACGCTGCTCGTCATTCTCAACGGGCTGCGCTTGCTGCGCTCATAA